From the genome of Rathayibacter sp. VKM Ac-2804:
GCTACCTCAAGCGCCTCGCCGACGCCGACTACGCGCTGGACCGCGGCATGATCCCGCTGGGCTCCTGCACGATGAAGCTCAACGCCGCGGCCGAGATGGAGGCGGTCAGCTGGCCCGAGTTCGCCGACCTGCATCCCTTCGCGCCCGAGGCCGACGTCCAGGGCTCGCTCGCCCTGGTCGACCAGCTCGAGCGCTGGCTCGCGCACCTCACCGGCTACGACTCCGTCTCGCTCCAGCCGAACGCCGGCTCGCAGGGCGAGCTCGCCGGGCTCCTCGCGATCCGCGGCTACCACCGCTCGCGCGGCGACGAGGCGCGCACCGTCTGCCTCATCCCCTCCAGCGCCCACGGGACGAACGCGGCCAGCGCCGTCCTCGCCGGCATGCGCGTGGTGGTCGTCGCCTGCGACGAGCTCGGCAACGTCGACCTCGACGACCTCCGCGCCAGGATCGCGGAGCACGCCGAGGGCCTCGCCGCCCTGATGATCACCTACCCGTCCACCCACGGCGTCTACGAGCACGAGGTCGCCGAGATCTGCCGGCTCGTGCACGAGGCCGGCGGCCAGGTCTACGTCGACGGCGCGAACCTCAACGCGCTGCTCGGCTTCGCCCGCTTCGGCGACTTCGGCGGCGACGTCTCGCACCTCAATCTGCACAAGACGTTCTGCATCCCGCACGGAGGAGGCGGCCCCGGCGTGGGCCCCGTCGCCGCGAAGGCGCACCTCGCGCCGTTCCTGCCGGGCCACCCGCTCGCGCAGCGGCTCGAGCACTCCGTCGGCCAGCACGGCGAGACGGTCGTCCACGGCGGCGCACCCGTCTCGGCGGCGCCGTACGGCAGCCCCGGCATCCTGCCGATCTCGTGGGCCTACGCCCGGATGATGGGCGAGGAGGGCCTGCGCGCCGCCACCGGCGCCGCGGTCCTCTCGGCGAACTACGTCGCGGCCCGCCTGCGCGAGCACTACCCGGTGCTCTACACCGGCGGCAGCGGCCTCGTCGCGCACGAGTGCATCCTCGACATCCGCCCGCTCACCGCGGCGACCGGGGTGACCGTGGACGACGTCGCCAAGCGCCTCGTCGACTACGGCTTCCACGCGCCGACGATGAGCTTCCCCGTCGCGGGCACGCTGATGGTCGAGCCGACCGAGAGCGAGGACCTCGCCGAGATCGAGCGCTTCATCGACGCGATGATCGGCATCAAGGCAGAGGCCGACCGCGTCGGCGCGGGGGAGTGGCCGGTGGACGACAACCCGCTGCGGGGCGCCCCGCACACCGCGGAGTGCCTCGTCGACGCCGAGTGGTCGCACCCGTACAGCCGCGAGGAGGCCGTGTACCCGGTCCGCTCGCTGGTGCGCGGCAAGTACTGGCCGCCGGTCCGCCGCGTCGACCAGGCCTACGGCGACCGCAACCTGGTCTGCGCCTGCCCGCCGATCGAGGCCTTCGCCTGATCCGCGCCTGACGCCCGCCGACGATCCGTCGCGAACCGTCGTGTCCGCTCCCTCGACACGACCGCTCGCGACGGACCGTCCGCTCGGCGTCGGCGTCGGCGTCGGCGGGGAGTCAGGGCGTCGGAGCGACCGTCGGCGTCGCGGCCGGCGTCGGCGCCGCGAAGAGCTCCGGCCAGAGGGCCACCGCCAGCGGGTAGCCCACGAACGACACGATGTCGATGATCGAGTGGGCGATCACCAGCGGCAGCGTGCGCCCGAAGCGCTGGTAGAAGAGCCCGAAGACCACGCCCATGATCACGTTGCCGATGAACGGCCCGATGCCCTGGTACAGGTGGTAGCTGCCCCGCAGCAGCGCGCTCGCGAACAGGATCTTCCAGCGACCCCAGCCGAGGTCGCCCAGGCGCGCGAAGAGGTAGCCGATCATGATGACCTCCTCCTGCACCCCCGCCCGGATCGCCGAGAGCACCAGCACAGGCACCGTCCACCAGTAGGCGTCCAGCGGCGAGGCGACCACCGCGACCGTGATCCCGAGCGCCCGGCCGAGCGCGTAGAGCCCGATCCCGGGAGCGCCGATCGCCACCGCGAGCACGACTCCCGTGCCGAGGTCCGGGAGCGGCCGGCGCCGGTCGAGCCCGAGCCGCCCGAGCGGACGCGGACCGCCCTGCCAGAGCAGGAAGACGCAGAGCAGCACCGGCACCAGGTCGAAGAACAGCGCGAGCAGCTGGTAGATCAGGTCGAAGGCGGGCCGGTCGCTGAGCGCCCCGTTGATCGTCGTGGACTGCTGCCCGAGCGCGACCGACCGGGTGAGCTTGTTGGTGATCGACACCACGGAGTAGACCGCCGACGCGCCGAGCGAGAGCCCGAGCACCAGGAGGACCTCGGCCCCGATCCGCCGCCGGGACTGGGTGGACGCTGGGGGAGCGGTGGACACGCGGGAGCTCCTTCCTGGATTCGCTACCGTGCGTGGAACGACACGCAGACGCACGTTTCGTGCACATCCGCGCAAGGATTCCACCTCCCGGTTACCGCTGTGTAACGGTTTCCCCATCGTTTTGTGGCGATAGGCAGTCGATACATAGTCTCGTCGGAGGCACTCGCGCGGTGGCCACCAGTCTCGCGCGCCGACGTCGTCGCCACGCGCACGGCACTCCACGCGTCAGGGAAACCACTTCTCGCGCGCCCCCACACCACTGGAGGAATTGTGAAAATCAGACGTTTCGGCCTCGGAGCTCTGGCGCTCGTCGCCGCGAGCACCCTGGTCCTGGCCGGCTGCAGCAGCTCGGGCGACACCGGCGGGGGTGACGCGGGAGGCGACTCCGGCGCGATCATCACCACCAACGGCTCCGAGCCGCAGAACCCGCTGATCCCGACCAACACCAACGAGGTGGGCGGCGGCAAGATCCTCGACGAGATCTTCGCCGGCCTCGTCTACTACGACGCCGAGGGTGCGCCGCAGAACGACGTCGCCGAGTCGATCGAGTCGGACGACGCGCAGAACTACACCATCACGATCAAGCCGGACCTCACCTTCACGAACGGCGACCCGGTCACGGCGAGCTCGTTCGTCGACGCCTGGAACTACGGCGCGAAGCTCTCGAACAACCAGCTGAACAGCTACTTCTTCGAGGACATCCAGGGCTTCAGCTACGACGAGGACTCCGAGCTCACCGGCCTCGCCGTCGTCGATGACACGACGTTCACCGTCGCGCTCAGCGAGCCCAAGTCGGACTTCCCGCTGCGCCTGGGCTACTCGGCCTACTACCCGCTGCCCGCCGCCGCGTTCGAGGACATGGACGCCTTCGGTCAGAACCCGATCGGCAACGGCCCGTACATGCTCGCGGGCGATGACGCGTGGCAGCACAACGTGCAGATCGACCTCGTCGTGAACCCCGACTACACCGGCGGCCGCACCCCGGTCAACGGCGGCCTCACGGTCACCTTCTACGCCACGCAGGACGCGGCGTACTCCGACCTCCAGGGCGGCAACCTCGACGTCCTCGACGCCATCCCGGACTCGGCCTACGGCACCTACGAGAGCGACCTGGGCGACCGTGCGGTCAACCAGCCCGCCGCCGTGTTCCAGTCCTTCACCATCCCGGACCGCCTCGCGCACTTCGGCGGTGAGGAGGGCCAGCTGCGACGCCAGGCCATCTCGATGTCGATCGACCGCGCGCAGATCACCGACGTCATCTTCGAGGGCACCCGCACCCCCGCCTCCGACTTCACCTCCCCGGTGATCGACGGCTGGAGCGACTCCCTCGAGGGCGCCGAGGTGCTCGAGTTCAACGCCGACGAGGCGAAGGCGCTCTGGGCTCAGGCCGACGCCATCAGCCCCTGGGACGGCACCTTCAAGATCGCCTACAACGCCGACGGCGGCCACCAGGGCTGGGTCGACGCCGTGTCGAACTCGATCAAGAACACGCTCGGGATCGACGCCGAGGGCGAGGCCTACCCGACCTTCGCCGAGGCGCGCACCAAGATCACGGACCGCACCATCGAGACCGCGTTCCGCACCGGATGGCAGGCCGACTACCCGGGTCTGTACAACTTCCTGGGCCCGCTGTACGCGACCAACGCCTCGTCGAACGACGGCGACTACTCGAGCGCCGAGTTCGACCAGCTCCTCGCGGAGGGCGCTGTCGACACCGACCTCGACTCGGCCAACGAGAAGTTCCAGCAGGCGCAGGAGGTCCTCCTGAAGGACCTGCCCGCCATCCCGCTGTGGTACTCCAACGTGACCGGCGGCTACGGCGAGACCGTGTCGAACGTCCAGTTCGGCTGGAACTCGGTGCCGCTCTACTACGAGATCACCAAGAACTAAGCTGCTAGAAACCGGGGCGCTTCGCCCGTGCGGTCGACTTCGGTCTTCGGTACGGGCGAAGCGCCCTGTTTCGGTCCGAATCGAATGAGGTCTCCCACCATGCGACACCGGAATCGGCAGGGCTGAGATGCTCGCCTACATCGTCCGACGCATTCTCCAAGCCGTCCCCGTGCTCATCGGCACGACGTTCCTCATCTACTTCATGGTCTTCGCCATGCCGGGGAACCCGCTCCTCTCGCTCTTCGGCGACAAGACGCCGAACCCGGCGCTCCTGGCCCGCCTCGAGGAGCAGTACCACCTGAACGACCCGTTCTTCGTCCAGTACCTCTACTACCTGGGCGGCGTCGTCCGCGGCGACTTCGGGATCTCGTTCTCGGGTCAGTCCGTCAACGACATCCTCGCCCGCACCTTCCCGGTGACGCTGACCCTCGCGATGATGGCGATCATCATCGAGATCGTGCTCGCGCTGACCATCGGCCTCATCAGCGGCCTGCGCAAGGGCTCGTTCTTCGACGCCAGCGCGCTGGTCG
Proteins encoded in this window:
- the gcvP gene encoding aminomethyl-transferring glycine dehydrogenase, whose amino-acid sequence is MAARTPGEFESRHIGTDADAQRTMLAALGYDSVDALVEAAVPESIHVRDLAPVLPAPATETEALAELRALAARNTVRRPLIGLGYHGTLTPAVIKRNVLENPSWYTAYTPYQPEISQGRLEALINFQTMVADLTGLDTAGASMLDEGTAVVEAMLLARRASKAKTDVFVVDSDALPQTLALLRGRAEAVGIRIVELPLSRTDADEVPESFGALVQYPGASGHLWDPSAVLGAVKAHGGLAIVAADLLALTLVRSPGELGADVAVGTTQRFGVPMGFGGPHAGYLAVRKGLERQLPGRLVGVSQDAAGNPAYRLSLQAREQHIRREKATSNICTAQVLLAVMAAMYAVYHGPDGLARIAERVHSRAALLARLLLDRGHALRHADFFDTVAVVVPQGAEAAVARAREAGFDLRLVDADTVAVALDETVTPEEVVAVAVAIGDLDAQHGVLAGAARSIPGALERTTPFLVHPVFNTHRSETSMMRYLKRLADADYALDRGMIPLGSCTMKLNAAAEMEAVSWPEFADLHPFAPEADVQGSLALVDQLERWLAHLTGYDSVSLQPNAGSQGELAGLLAIRGYHRSRGDEARTVCLIPSSAHGTNAASAVLAGMRVVVVACDELGNVDLDDLRARIAEHAEGLAALMITYPSTHGVYEHEVAEICRLVHEAGGQVYVDGANLNALLGFARFGDFGGDVSHLNLHKTFCIPHGGGGPGVGPVAAKAHLAPFLPGHPLAQRLEHSVGQHGETVVHGGAPVSAAPYGSPGILPISWAYARMMGEEGLRAATGAAVLSANYVAARLREHYPVLYTGGSGLVAHECILDIRPLTAATGVTVDDVAKRLVDYGFHAPTMSFPVAGTLMVEPTESEDLAEIERFIDAMIGIKAEADRVGAGEWPVDDNPLRGAPHTAECLVDAEWSHPYSREEAVYPVRSLVRGKYWPPVRRVDQAYGDRNLVCACPPIEAFA
- a CDS encoding CPBP family intramembrane glutamic endopeptidase, which gives rise to MSTAPPASTQSRRRIGAEVLLVLGLSLGASAVYSVVSITNKLTRSVALGQQSTTINGALSDRPAFDLIYQLLALFFDLVPVLLCVFLLWQGGPRPLGRLGLDRRRPLPDLGTGVVLAVAIGAPGIGLYALGRALGITVAVVASPLDAYWWTVPVLVLSAIRAGVQEEVIMIGYLFARLGDLGWGRWKILFASALLRGSYHLYQGIGPFIGNVIMGVVFGLFYQRFGRTLPLVIAHSIIDIVSFVGYPLAVALWPELFAAPTPAATPTVAPTP
- a CDS encoding ABC transporter substrate-binding protein; this translates as MKIRRFGLGALALVAASTLVLAGCSSSGDTGGGDAGGDSGAIITTNGSEPQNPLIPTNTNEVGGGKILDEIFAGLVYYDAEGAPQNDVAESIESDDAQNYTITIKPDLTFTNGDPVTASSFVDAWNYGAKLSNNQLNSYFFEDIQGFSYDEDSELTGLAVVDDTTFTVALSEPKSDFPLRLGYSAYYPLPAAAFEDMDAFGQNPIGNGPYMLAGDDAWQHNVQIDLVVNPDYTGGRTPVNGGLTVTFYATQDAAYSDLQGGNLDVLDAIPDSAYGTYESDLGDRAVNQPAAVFQSFTIPDRLAHFGGEEGQLRRQAISMSIDRAQITDVIFEGTRTPASDFTSPVIDGWSDSLEGAEVLEFNADEAKALWAQADAISPWDGTFKIAYNADGGHQGWVDAVSNSIKNTLGIDAEGEAYPTFAEARTKITDRTIETAFRTGWQADYPGLYNFLGPLYATNASSNDGDYSSAEFDQLLAEGAVDTDLDSANEKFQQAQEVLLKDLPAIPLWYSNVTGGYGETVSNVQFGWNSVPLYYEITKN